GACCGAAATTCTCCAAATATATCAACCGCAAGATTCGGTAGAATTGGCCATCGCTCCTCCCTTCGTGTCGTTGCCGGCAGTTGCACGTCTGCTGGCCTCGACTTCCATCAAGTTGGCTGCTCAAAATACCTGTGCCAGTGACGAGGGCGCTTTTACCGGAGAAATTTCGCCACCCATGCTCCGGGACGTCGGCTGTCACTATGTCATTATTGGGCATTCCGAACGACGGCATATTTTCGGGGAAACCGACCAGGATATTAACAAAAAAGTCCACGCCGCCTTCCACCATGACCTTCTACCGATTTTATGTGTCGGGGAACGTCTGGAAGAACGTCAATCCAATAAAACGCAGGCCGTCATTCAACAGCAATTGCAAACCTGCCTTAAAGGTCTCGAATCCAAAGACTTTGCGAAGATCACCATCGCCTACGAACCTGTCTGGGCCATTGGGACCGGCCAGGCGGCTACCGTCGACCAGGCAGCCGAGGTCCACGGCCACATCCGGTCTTTTCTTGCCATGCAATGGGGCATCACACCTGATCAGACAAGAATCATTTACGGTGGCAGCGTGACCCAGGACAATGCCAACAGTCTCTTTCAATCTTCACAAATTAATGGGGCTCTCGTGGGAAAAGCTTGTTTGAATTCCGAATCCTTTGTTAAGATAGCTGAATCAGCTTTTTCCAATTAACCAGGAACACGCCAACGAACACGTACACATTATGTATACCCTGACCGTCATTCTTCATATCATTGTCTGTTTTCTCATGATTGCCGCCATCTTGCTCCAGGCAGGAAAAGGCGCTGAGATCGGTGCTTCATTTGGAGGATCTTCTCAAACGGTGTTTGGAAGCCGGGGCCCGGGTACGTTTCTAAGCAAGATCACAGTGGGCGCTGCTATAGTATTCATGCTGACGTCGCTCAGCCTGGCACTCCTTTCTAAACAGGCCAATACCTCGTCCACCGTAATAGATCTTCACCCAACCTCACACCATGAAACGTCCTCCTCTCCGGCAACCCCCCAGACCACTCCTGAACCTGAAACCAGCACAGCTGAACCCGAGTCAGAGACGACTCCGGCCCCGACTGCTCCATAAACTATTTTTTTCCTGAGTCGGTAAGTATTTTGACAATTGATAGAATGGCCACACCATCGTGTGGCCACCTGAATAGAAAGGCTAACTCCTAAACAGGAGTGAGCCAATTGGCATACGAAGCTTCTTCGCCACGCACAATTCTAAAAAAATCATCTTGCAGGGATTTCGTAAGGGCCCCTGGCTTACCTTCGCCGATTGTTCGATCATCCAATTCGCGAACCGGCGTCACTTCGGCAGCGGTTCCGGTAAGAAATATTTCGTCTGCCACATACATCGCATCCCGGGTAAACCGCTCCTCAATCACCGGGATGTTTTTGGCTTTCGCCATTTCAAGAATCGAATTCCGGGTAATCCCGTCCAGGATCGAGGTCAAGGGAGTCGTTTTTAAGACCCCCTTTTTCACAATAAACACGTTTTCTCCCGTTCCCTCAGAGACATATCCATCAGGATCAAGGAGAATACATTCGGCATATCCGGACTTCTTGGCCTCCCATTTGGCTAAAATCGAATTGACGTAATATCCCGAGATTTTTGCCCGGGTCATGGATACATTCACATGGTGCCGGGTGAAGGATGAGATCTTTGCCCTGATGCCTTGCGCCAAGGCATCCTCCCCTAAATACGATCCCCACGGCCAAGCCGCAATAGCCAGACGAATCGGATTATCGCCAGGGTACACTCCCATTGCACCGTAACCCACATAGGCGATCGGTCGGATATAGCAGGAGGCCAATTGATTGACTCGAACTGTCTCAACAATGGCGTCCGACACCTCTTTTTTGGTAAAAGGCATGGGCATCATCGTAATATGTGCAGACTCAAAGAGCCGGTCCACATGCTCTTGTAAACGAAAAATGTTTGATCCGGCCTTGCCCTCATAACAACGGATCCCCTCAAAGGCCGCCAGACCATAATGGAGAGAATGGGTAAGAACATGAACCGAGGCCTCATCCCAATCGACGAGGGCTCCATCCATCCAGATTTTTTTTGCAACAGTTACCATAGAAGTATTTCTCCGATTGACAGAAGCTGAAATAGACAGGATATGTGAGCGAAGGGTATCACGGGTTTTTTTTTACTAAGCATCAAGAACGCGTGATGATATACTAAAATCTTGACATAAATGTAAACATACTGGCAAAATGTTCGTTTGTTAAGGAGCTAAAAAACATGTATGCAATTATCGAAACAGGTGGAAAACAATACCGGGCGGAACCGAACGGTATCCTACAAGTCGAATCACTTGAAGGGGATGTCGGGTCGATCGTTCAATTCGACTCAGTGCGATTTGTCCAAACCGAACAAACGCCTATTGTCGGCTCTCCCATGATTACAGATGCAATAGTCAAAGGAGAGATTATCCGACATGCGCGAACCCGATCCATTACCATTTTCAAAAAGAAACGACGAAAAAACTATCGACGGACCAAGGGCCATCGTCAAGGATTCACGCAAGTCCGAATCACTGAGATTTTGGCATCTGCCTAATATTGGTCTTTAGAATTCTTTTGGAGGTTTGACTCATGGCACATAAAAAAGGTGGCGGATCATCCCGCAACGGTCGCGATAGCAATCCACAATATTTAGGCGTCAAAGCCTATGCGGGCGAAAAGGTGAGCGGCGGAAGCATCATCGTTCGTCAACGCGGAACAAAATTCTTTCCTGGGACGAATGTCGGACTTGGTAAAGACTATACCCTCTTTGCCAAAGTAGACGGGATCGTTAAGTTTGAAGGAGGAATCGCCCGCCGCAAGGTGAGCGTCTATCCGCCCGTCTAGCTTCCCTTCCCATTTCCTGCTTTTTCAATTCATCACCTTCATTTTTCCCTGATAAGTCCGGTAGGATTTGAGGATCAGTATGTTTATTGATCAAGCACGAATATTCATCAAAGCGGGTGACGGTGGCACCGGACACTGCAGCTTTCGACGAGAAAAATTTGCCGAATTTGGTGGTCCCAACGGTGGCGACGGCGGTGATGGAGGAGATGTGGTCTTTGTGGCCTCCAATAGAGTCTCAACCTTGCTGGACCTGCGATATCAAAAGCATTATGAGGCCACTTCCGGCGTAAGAGGCCTCAAGAGCAACTGCCACGGAGCCAATGGCTCCGATATCGTAATTCCCCTTCCTGTCGGAACTCTCGTAAAAACCGAGGACGGGGAAATCATCGCCGACCTTATTACAGAAGGACAAACCGCCATTGCGGCCAAAGGCGGCAAAGGCGGAAAGGGCAATGCACGCTTTGCCACGTCAACGAATCGAGCACCTCGTCAATTCGAGACAGGGACTCCCGGCGAAGAGCGATGGGTGAATCTGGAATTAAAACTGTTAGCCGATGTCGGCTTGGTTGGCCTTCCTAACGCCGGAAAATCCACCTTGATTTCAGCGATTTCTTCTGCACATCCAGAAATTGCGAGTTATCCCTTCACCACCCTTCGGCCTCATTTGGGAGTGGTGGAATGGATGGAACATTCGTCGTTTGTCGTAGCCGATATTCCAGGATTGATCGAAGGCGCTCACGAGGGGAAAGGGTTAGGAATTAAATTCCTGCGACATATCCAGCGAACCGCTTTTTTGTTATATCTGGTCGATATCACCGAATGGATTTCAGAAGATCCCGTCGAGATCGTTGAAACCTTACAAAGGGAACTTCAGGCCTTTGACCCCGAACTCCTTGAACGGCCATTTGCCATTGTGGCGACAAAAATTGATTCTCAGGGAAACGGCCAGCACTTGGAAGCCCTTCGGGGATATTGCAGCGCACACCACTATCCATTCTTTCCCATTTCGGCCGTTACCAGGGAAGGCCTTCCATCACTCGTGACCTATTTAGGAAAAGCCGTTCTGGAAGCAAAGACCTCATGCGCGAGCAAGTGCTAGCGGCGTGCAAGAGGATCGTCGTCAAAGTGGGAAGCAGCCTGGTGGCTTCCTCGCAAGGCGGTCTCCGTCTCGACCGCATCAACCGTTTAGCCCAGGAATTGGGCACGCTGCAGGCTCAGGACCGACAAATTGTCGTGGTTTCCTCCGGAGCCATCGTGGCGGGTATTTCACACCTCGCCATTTTTCCCTATCCCGCTGAATTACCCCTTCAGCAAGCCGCCGCTGCCGTCGGACAAAGCCGGCTCATGCGAGCCTATGAGATGGCGTTTGAAGAAACGAAAAACAAGATTGCCCAGGTCCTCTTAACTCACCAGGATTTATCCGACCGTCGACGATTCCTGAATGCACGCCATACCTTAAATACCCTTATCCAGCTAAAGGTCATTCCGATTATTAATGAAAATGATACCGTGGCTATCGAGGAAATTAGATTTGGTGACAATGATACCCTCGCTGGGGAAGTAGCCCACCTGGTTGACGCAGATCTGTTGGTGATTTTATCAGATGTCGATGGGCTCTATAGCCAGGATCCTCACCTCAATCCATCGGCAGAATTAATTCCTCTGGTTGCTAATGTCACCAAGGACATTGAAGATCTCGCCGGCACTTCCCGAACACAAGCCAGCCGTGGAGGCATGGTCACTAAGATCAGAGCTGCCAAACAGGCAGGACGCTTTGGAGTCCCGACCCTCTTATTAAACGGAGAAACTCCCCATGCGTTGGAAAATGTTCTTAACGGAAAGCCGGGAGGAACATTTTTTGTGTCAGACCAATCACCTCTGACCAGTCGAAAGCAGTGGATTGCCTATACGCTTCGACCTAAAGGGGAGCTCCGGTTAGACGAAGGAGCGGTAGCCGCTCTCACCCTTCGAGGAAAAAGCTTACTACCTTCAGGCATTCTGGATATTTCAGGTATCTTTCTGACAGGAGACCCCATCACCTGCGCCACCCGGGAGGGAATGCCGTTCGCGCAGGGACTCACGAATTATTCAGCCGAAACCCTCCACCGCATCAAGGGGAAAAAAACGTCAGATATCAGGCAACTCCTGGGCTCATTGGAGTATGAGGAAGTCATTCACCGGGATAATCTGGTTCTGACGAAGCGCCAGGTCTCATAAGCGACGTGACTTCCGGCTCATGTACAATGCTCTATTGGCACAGGTGTAGATCGCCTTTATCTTCAAAAAATTACACATGGATCTGAGGAATATTTCAAAAATATTGCTGTTTCCCCAGCATAGGAGTGACCGAGCCGCATCAGAGAATTATGGTGGAGTATTTAAAAAGACCTCTCCAGAACTGCCCTGAGGCTTCTCGAAGGGAAGGCCGCAGCCGCTTGGACGAGCGGAGGGTACGGTGGAGTTGGTGAGCACGGCCAAGGACCAACATGGCTGCGCGCTTGCGCGTCGAAGCGTGCTTCAACGCGTAGACGCGAAGCCGCTTTCAGCCTTTATGGCTACTTCCCCGAAGGAGGCCCGGCGAAGGAAGGCAGGGAACGCCGCTACCGGCCTTTTTCAACACTCTCCACATGAGAAAAATCTAGCCTGATGTTTATCGGCCTCCTAGGCGGCTCATTCAATCCCATCCACAATGGGCATTTGCATATTGCCCAGTATGTTTACAACGCGATTCAGCTCGATAGGATAATTTTCATTCCGACGGGGGATCCTCCCCACAAACCATCGGACTCCCTGGTGCAGGCCCATCACCGGCTCGCAATGGTGCAGCAAGCGGTTGCCCCGTTTCCCTACTGCACGGTATCCGATTACGAAATCCAATCTGAGGCAGTGTCCTACAGTGTCGACACCGTCACTCATTTTAAAAATGAATGCCCCGAGGGAACGGAGTTGGGGTTTATTGTGGGGCTTGATGCTTTTCTGGATTTCTGCAGTTGGAGGCAGGTGGACCATTTGCTCACCCTGTGTCATTTTATTGTCTGCTCAAGACCCGGGGCTGCCTTCACACAACTTCAGGCCCTGCCGTTCCTACCTGCGGCAAAGCCTCAAGCACTTCAAAGCCTTGACCAACAGGATACGACCCGGCTGGACATCTTACTCCCCTCTGGAAAAACACTTTATCTCCTGTCCGTACCACCGTGCGAGATCTCGGCCTCGACAATTCGAGAGCAACTGGCCCTTGGTTCTCGCGTCAGCCACTGGTTGCCGCCCACGGTAGAGTCCTATATAATTCGCCATCGATTGTACCAATGGCCCGTCTAACCCACCCGAAACCATCTCCTACCCTCGAACAGGCGGTCTTCATCGCTCAAGCGGCTCAAGAGAAGCAAGCAGGAGAGGTGTTGGTGCTTGATGTGGGAGCAATGACGTCAATCGCAGACTATTTCGTCTTTGCCTCAGGGGATTCCGAACGCCAGGTGCGAGGGATTGCCTCCTTCATTGAAAAGGTCATGTCCACACGTTATGAATTAAGCCCGGATATTGAGGGAAAAGAAACGGCCAATTGGATATTACTCGACTATGGAGACATCATCGTCCATATATTTAAATCAGACGTCCGGAAGTATTATGCCTTAGAAAGTATGTGGGCAGACGCTCCACAAATTTCTATTCCTGAAAGCCGTAAACCTTTTCCACAGGTCGCACAAGCCCCAAAAGCACCCGGAAAAGTCGCCAGGCTTTCATAAGCAACAAGAAGGTTTTAATTTTTTATCCCTAGGGTGGAAATCGAATTTTTTAGCAAAATAATGGAGAACCCCATGATCGCATTTCAAGATTTGGCAGATCGCGTGCTGGAGGGAATCGTCCCAAGCCGGGAAGAAGGCTTGGCCATTCTAGGCACCCCTCAGGACAAACTGCTCGATCTGGTCAATGCGGCCTATCGGATTCGTTCACGATATTTTGGCAACACCATCCGTTTGCAAATGTTGCTGAACGCCAAAAGCGGAGCCTGTCAGGAAGATTGTCACTATTGTTCCCAATCAACCATTTCCACCGCCCCCATCGAACGGTACGCACTCGTCTCTCCGGAAAAAATGCTGGAAGGCGCTCGACGGGCCGCACAAGCCAAAGCTCAGCGGTATTGCATTGTGATCAGTGGCCGCTCCCCCTTGCAATCGGAAATCACACACATCACCAGCGCCGTCAAACAGATTAAAGAGGAACTCTCGATTCAAATCTGTTGTTCACTAGGCCTCTTGAATGGCGAGCAGGCCAGCCAGTTAAAAGCGGCTGGAGTCGATCGTATCAACCATAATCTCAACACCAGTGAAGCCTATCACCCTGCTATTTGCACAACACACACCTACCAGGATCGTCTCGACACCCTGAAACATGCCCGCGCCGCCGGATTGGAACTCTGTAGCGGCGGTATCGTCGGCATGGGCGAACGGGACGAAGATCTGGTGGACCTTGCCTTGGCGTTGAAGGACATCCAACCCGATTCCATTCCCTTAAACATGTTGTACCCGGTCGAAGGCACCCCATTTGACGAAATGAAAAATCTCACACCCACCCGTTGTTTAAAAATTCTCTGCCTCTTCCGGTTCTTCCACCCCAAAACGGAAATCCGGGCAGCCGGTGGACGAGAAAGAAACCTTCGCTCGCTCCAACCCTTGGCCCTTTACGTGGCCGACTCCCTCTTCGTGGATGGCTATTTGACCACGCCGGGCCTTGCCCATCAGGAAGTCTGGAAAATGATCGAAGACCTGGGCTTTACGGTAGAAGTGAAGTACGAGGGCGCCGAAAACCCAAAAACCGAAACCTGTTCAACCTGATTGCCCAAACTGCGGCCTCCTAATAATCCTTCATCCATAGACTCTTACGAGTCAGTCATATCTCAAATCTTCAGCGATAACCTGCCGGCTGGCCCACCTGGCCGGCCCCCACGCCCCCAGCAATGCGGCCAGCAACGCCACCAGTAGAGCCATTCCCAACGTTTCCCATGGCAAGGTGAACTGAATCGTCCATCCAAAGGATTGCTTATTGATGACGTTAATCAACAACACCGACAGCGCCAATCCCACAAAAATGCCCAGGCCGGCACCCAAGCCGGCCACATAGCCGGATTCCCAGAATATCAGACTCTGGATTTGCGGGCGACTCATGCCCAAGGCCCGCAACGTGGCCAGTTCCCGACGGCGTTCGGTGATGGCGGTCATGAGGGTATTGATAATCCCCAGCACCGCCACACTTAGGGCAATCAACTCCAACACATAGGTGACACGAAACGTCCGGTCAAAAATTTCAAGAATCTCTGTTTTCAATTCTCCGTTACTGATTGTGACGATGGGGACGTCATTTTTTAATACCTGTTCGATCTCATGTCGCACGACCGGGAGCGACTGACCGGCCTTGAGATACACCGCAAAGACGGTTGCGTCAGACTCCCCCCAATACCGACGAAAGAGTTGGTCGTCCATGACCACTTTTCCCCCATCGGTGGCATAATCATAAAAAATGCCCTTGACCGGAAATGCCTCTGGTCCTGAAGGCGTCTTCACGTCAATATGACTTCCTACCGTCAGCCCCAGCCGCCCGGCTAATACCTCAGACACAATCACGCCTTCATCTTTGATCGTTTCTTGTAAGATGGGAGTGGAATCACCTGTCACAAACAGATATTGGCTGCGCGCGGCATGCAGGGCCATGTCGCGTGCGACCAAGGACACCGACTCCCCTGAAACCTCCCCCGTCGTTTCCATATAGGGATCAACCGCCTCGACCCCTGGGACCATCATCACCGTCTTGACTAGAGACAACCGCAGACCAAGCTTGCCGTTCCCGCCCTCTTGGTCCCCTAGCCAGGACACCGGCGCCACGATGATATCCGCCAGCATCGTTTGCTCAATCCAGATGTCTACCGTATTCCGGAAACTCTGGATCATGATGCCCACCCCGACCATGATGGCCAACCCGACGACAATCGCCGCCATGGTCACACTGGTCCGACCGGGATTGCGGCTGATCTGTTCCGCCGCGAGGGACGGAAGGAGGCCCCATTGCCCGCTTTGCCATGTTCTCCTCCACTCATGAATCAGCCCGCAGAGCACAGGCCCCAGGGCCGTTCCTCCCACCAGAAGACAAAACGCCGCGGCATACCCTCCGACCGGAATACCGTCCACAGGGGCCATGGTACTCAAGGCGGCGCTTCCACAAAAGGCGATCACCACAATCCACCCTGACTTCCTGTATGAAACAGATTCTTCATCCTCGGATTGGCCCACCGACAAGGCTTGAACCGGGGCAATCGTGCTGGCATCCCAGGAAGGGCGGAGCGCTCCCAGAAGGGAAACCCCGGCGCCAATCCCTATCGATTCCACTAACAGCCAGGGATGAACCTGTGACACCGCCAAAGACGTGACCCCATATAATTCGCCGGCACTTTGCCCGATGAGCGTCGTCAACCCGCCGGCCAGGGAGACTCCGAACCAGGAGCCCAAGACTCCACCCACAAGGCCGAGCAGGCCAGACTCCAAGAGAAATAAGCCCGTGATGGCTCGCCGTTCCATGCCGAGTGCCCGGAGAATGCCAATCTCCCGACGATGGTGTGCCACCGAAAATGCCATCGTGTTATAGACCAGAAACACTCCCACTAACAGCGCAATTCCACTGAGCATGGTGAGATTAAACTGGAAGGCTTTCAACATCGATTCCACTTGCTCCGTCCGTCTGGAGGATTGACTCATTCGGATATCCGGCGGCACCACAGTTTTCAAAGCTTGGATGAGGGTGGCCCCCGACACGCCAGGTTCAGGAACGACGGCAATGGAATGCAGACGTCCCAACCAACCAAACACCCATTGGGCTGCTGCTATATCCATGATTGCCTGTCGCTCGGTGCCTTGGAGAAGAGCGTCGGAGGACCTCAACAGCCCCCCCACGATCAGATCATGGGAAAGACCCTGACTCGTCACAGTCAGTGTCTGCCCTTCGCGCAGCCCTAATTCCCCGGCAAACTCTTCCCCCAAAAAGACCGTCTGCGGCGAAAAGACCTGTTTCCACTGATTGTCCGTGATCGCGTTTGCCGAATCCCCTGATGGCCTAAGCCCTTCATAGTCCAGAAGATCGACTCCCCAAATCACCAGCGTGTGCCCCGTGGAGGGGCCTTCTTGGATCATGGACTCAATTTTCAGAACGGGCTGAGCCGATTGGACCCCTGGAAAACGTTGAATCTCCTCGATAGTTGACTCATCCATCCCCCCCGACCCGCATGATAGGGTGATGGACGCCTTTCCAACAACGGACGCCACCGAATCCTCAAAGGATTGATACACTGCGCCATTGGCCAGACGAATGGCCAACCAGGCCGAGACCCCGATCGCCACCCCGACCACTGTGAGAAAGGCTCGGAAGGGCTGATGGCGCACATGGTCAAGGACCAATAGAAGAAGAATTCGTATCATGGGAGCGGTTGTCGGAAGTAATGGACGTATGTTAAAACAACTAGAAAATTATGCGTGGGGCACGGACTCAACATGCCAAAAGGGAAAGTGACTGAATCGGAATCACCAGAAGAACTCTTGGAATCAAATTCCGAGGGACAATCTCTCACCGCGCGCCAAAAGGAAATCCTGAGCCTGGTAACTCAAGGCTTTACCAATCGTGAAATTGGTGAGAAGCTCGATATTAGCGTGCGAACAGTTGAAGTCCACCGCTTCAACTTGATGCGCCGGTTACGGGTCAGAAACGTGGCTCAATTACTCCGGCAAGCCATTGCGCTTCGCATCATCCCCCAAGGCCCGACGACTCCAACCACAAAGACCTGAGAGGCATGCATCTCGACCCGGCCTGCTCATTAAGCATTGAAAATGCAGCTGAACGCATTTGTTGACTTCACCCTGTGAAGGCGTTCAATCGCATTGCTCTTCACTCCATCTCCCGTAATTTCCCTCGACACGCCATCAATGACGGATAACCTTTTTGCATCAGACAATCGGCAATCTCCCCTTGGAGCCTTGCAAACACCTCGCAACCTTCCTCAACCAGCACTGTGCCGATCTGAACCGCCGAGGCGCCACACAACACATGCTCGAACACATCAATCCCGTGTTCCACCCCACCTGTGCCAATAATAGGAATCTGATCGCCCCAGATCTTCCAAAATGCGCGAACATTGGCCAGGGCCACAGGCTTGATTATCCGACCCCCCAATCCGCCAAATCCGCCTTTGGGCTTTATCACCACCATTTCCCGGTCCGGATCAACGACCAGGGTATTGCCCACTGAATTGATGACCGTAACAAACGCGACCCCGCTTCGCTGAAGCACCTCAGCAATTTTCTGATGATGGATCGGATCAAAGTAGGGCGGGAGTTTCACTCCGAACGGCACTGTCAGCAACGCACGAATTTCTGTTAACAACCGTTCCGTTTCCTCAAAGTCATAGCCGATCTGTGGCTTACCGGGAATATTGGGACACGACAAATTCACTTCCACCAAATCCGGTCGAGCGATCTCTAGGGCCTTGGCGCCTTCCAGGAAATCATCGGGATGAAGGCCGGCCAGACTGGCGATGACGGGTTTCCCAAACCGCTTCAACTCTGGAATGAGTTTCGCGTAGACGGGAAATCCTAAATTGGGAAGGCCCATCGAATTGATCGAGCCGCCGTCGAAGGCCACATACCTCGGTTGAGGATTCCCCTCACGGGCTCGCGGCGTCATCGATTTGGTCACAATCGCACCGGCCTGGGACATGCCCAACGCCTCCAGTTCTTCCGGCGTCACGCACAAGGCTCCTGACGCGTTCATCACGCCAAAGGGAAACGACACACCGGCAATGACTGTTGAAAGATCCATTTTGTATTACTCCAATTGTCCATCTCGAATCGAGACGATCCGATCCGCTGCCTGAGCGGCACGTAATGAATGGGTGGCCAAGAGCACCGTCTGGCCAAATTCCTTCGCACATTGACGCAGCAAGGACACAATTTTTTCTCCGGTTTCACCATCCAAATTGCCGGTGGGTTCATCAGCCACAATCAGTCGAGGGCGATGCCCAAAGGCCCTGGCAAGCGCGACCCGCTGCTGCTCTCCTCCGGATAATTCATGCGACCGGTGACCCAGCCGATGACTCATCCCTACCCGCTCCAGCATGTCAGCGGTTCGTGTTCGGATTGTTCCGGTTTCCTCACCTCGTAAACGCAAGGGAAGGGCTACATTTTCTTCGATCGTCAATCCCGGGATCAGATGGAAAGCTTGAAACACGATCCCCACCTCCTCCCGACGCCATCGGGTCCATTCCTGATCACCAAACCCCAGACAGGAACGCCCATCCAGCAGGATATCTCCGGACGTCATCCAGTCCAGCCCGGCCACCAAATGCAATAGCGTGCTTTTTCCACTCCCGCTGGGCCCCATGAGCGCACAAAATTCTCCCTGCTGAATGTCCACACAGACATCCCGCAACGCCACCACCGAGGTGGATCCGCGCTGATATTCCTTATAGACATGTTGAAACTGAATCACGTGAACCTATCAGAAATTTATGCCCTCAGTAAGGCTCTTGAATCATGGCATATTCGCTATCTCTCCTATATCATAACGAAGGTAAATGGACCAAGGCGCTCCACAATCATTAGGCATACTCCACGGTTGACCTCAGCTTGGAAAGTTCGCCTCCATGGCTCCACCATTTACCACGACACGTCTACTCCGAAGGCTCCTGCATATCATTTTTCCCACCGCCTGTGCCGGCTGTCAGAATCCCTTGCAGGACGATCCCGTTCCGTTTTTTTGCCGCCGGTGTTGGGATAGGCTGAAACCCATTCCAGGCCCGGTTTGTCCACGATGTGGACGCCCCTTTGCCTCTCCCATTGCCCTATTACATAGTCCCACTCATCAGTGCGGAGCCTGCCGCGCACGACCAATGGCTCTTACGCAAATCTGGAGCCTCTTTCCCTACCAACCCCCACTAAAAGAAGCCATTACCCTCTTCAAATACCGGGGAAAACTGTCTCTGACTCAACCACTCGCCCAAGCCATGGTTGAAGCCTTGCCCGCTTTACCAACCCTAGATGCCATCATTCCAGTCCCCCTTCATCCGCAACGCTTACGAGAACGTGAATACAATCAATCCCTGCTGCTCGCAAACCGAATGAGTCACCACCTGGGGATTCCTCTTTTCCTGGCGTGTTTACTCCGGATTCGTCCCACAGTCCCTCAAACCTCATTATCAAGGAAGGAACGACTCACGAATCTGCGTCGGGCTTTTTCTGTCCCCAAGCCGGCCCGTATCAAGGGCAAACGAATCTTATTGGTGGACGATGTCTTAACCACTGGCACAACCCTGCAGGAATGCGCCAAAACGCTTCGGCGTGCCGGCTCAGGCCCGGTGTATGGGCTGACACTTGCCAGAATGGTGTAAGGGGCTGTTGAAAAAAGCCGCCAGCGGCGTTCTCGCCATTTATCCGTATTCACGTACTGGAAGTACGCTCTGTGCGCAAAAATGACTGCGGCCTTCCTGGACGGACTATTTTGAACGCCCCGAGGCCTCTGATATGCAGCGTACCTGTGGGTTAATATGCCCTTGAAAATTATTATTATTCAACACTCCAGTAAGGTATTTGTTGCCGATCCCTGGTGGAGATCGAGGCAAATAGTCTGCCAACATCGATAGACTGCTGGGGGTTTTCTCTGAATACCCCCACCTCACTTTCTTCTCCTCTTGCCTGTCTTTTCTCGATTGGCCCTTTTCACCAGCCCCTTCTATGAGGACCTAAGAAAAATAAGCCGTAAGTCCGATACCTCCGCCCTATTACCATATTGGAGACCTTTAGATCCCTAAAAACCAATTTTCGACTCTTCCCAAAGAGACCATTTTGCGATATATACAGCCCGTACATTGCGATCAGGAGGAACGACTCAATGCCCATTTACGAATACCGTTGTCAGGATTGCCGGAAGCGCAACTCCTTTTTAATCCTCACCTCGAACGCTCCAGTTCCATCCTGCAAGCATTGCCGAAGTACCA
The Nitrospiraceae bacterium DNA segment above includes these coding regions:
- the nadD gene encoding nicotinate (nicotinamide) nucleotide adenylyltransferase → MFIGLLGGSFNPIHNGHLHIAQYVYNAIQLDRIIFIPTGDPPHKPSDSLVQAHHRLAMVQQAVAPFPYCTVSDYEIQSEAVSYSVDTVTHFKNECPEGTELGFIVGLDAFLDFCSWRQVDHLLTLCHFIVCSRPGAAFTQLQALPFLPAAKPQALQSLDQQDTTRLDILLPSGKTLYLLSVPPCEISASTIREQLALGSRVSHWLPPTVESYIIRHRLYQWPV
- the rsfS gene encoding ribosome silencing factor; the encoded protein is MARLTHPKPSPTLEQAVFIAQAAQEKQAGEVLVLDVGAMTSIADYFVFASGDSERQVRGIASFIEKVMSTRYELSPDIEGKETANWILLDYGDIIVHIFKSDVRKYYALESMWADAPQISIPESRKPFPQVAQAPKAPGKVARLS
- the bioB gene encoding biotin synthase BioB, with protein sequence MIAFQDLADRVLEGIVPSREEGLAILGTPQDKLLDLVNAAYRIRSRYFGNTIRLQMLLNAKSGACQEDCHYCSQSTISTAPIERYALVSPEKMLEGARRAAQAKAQRYCIVISGRSPLQSEITHITSAVKQIKEELSIQICCSLGLLNGEQASQLKAAGVDRINHNLNTSEAYHPAICTTHTYQDRLDTLKHARAAGLELCSGGIVGMGERDEDLVDLALALKDIQPDSIPLNMLYPVEGTPFDEMKNLTPTRCLKILCLFRFFHPKTEIRAAGGRERNLRSLQPLALYVADSLFVDGYLTTPGLAHQEVWKMIEDLGFTVEVKYEGAENPKTETCST
- a CDS encoding FtsX-like permease family protein, with amino-acid sequence MIRILLLLVLDHVRHQPFRAFLTVVGVAIGVSAWLAIRLANGAVYQSFEDSVASVVGKASITLSCGSGGMDESTIEEIQRFPGVQSAQPVLKIESMIQEGPSTGHTLVIWGVDLLDYEGLRPSGDSANAITDNQWKQVFSPQTVFLGEEFAGELGLREGQTLTVTSQGLSHDLIVGGLLRSSDALLQGTERQAIMDIAAAQWVFGWLGRLHSIAVVPEPGVSGATLIQALKTVVPPDIRMSQSSRRTEQVESMLKAFQFNLTMLSGIALLVGVFLVYNTMAFSVAHHRREIGILRALGMERRAITGLFLLESGLLGLVGGVLGSWFGVSLAGGLTTLIGQSAGELYGVTSLAVSQVHPWLLVESIGIGAGVSLLGALRPSWDASTIAPVQALSVGQSEDEESVSYRKSGWIVVIAFCGSAALSTMAPVDGIPVGGYAAAFCLLVGGTALGPVLCGLIHEWRRTWQSGQWGLLPSLAAEQISRNPGRTSVTMAAIVVGLAIMVGVGIMIQSFRNTVDIWIEQTMLADIIVAPVSWLGDQEGGNGKLGLRLSLVKTVMMVPGVEAVDPYMETTGEVSGESVSLVARDMALHAARSQYLFVTGDSTPILQETIKDEGVIVSEVLAGRLGLTVGSHIDVKTPSGPEAFPVKGIFYDYATDGGKVVMDDQLFRRYWGESDATVFAVYLKAGQSLPVVRHEIEQVLKNDVPIVTISNGELKTEILEIFDRTFRVTYVLELIALSVAVLGIINTLMTAITERRRELATLRALGMSRPQIQSLIFWESGYVAGLGAGLGIFVGLALSVLLINVINKQSFGWTIQFTLPWETLGMALLVALLAALLGAWGPARWASRQVIAEDLRYD
- a CDS encoding response regulator transcription factor, with protein sequence MPKGKVTESESPEELLESNSEGQSLTARQKEILSLVTQGFTNREIGEKLDISVRTVEVHRFNLMRRLRVRNVAQLLRQAIALRIIPQGPTTPTTKT